AGCCATACTTGTGGGCAAATGGAACTGGGTAAACGCCAATTGATTGATGCCCGTTTGGCCGGCAAAGCGAGCGTCAAAGACATACAAACGGATAAAAGCAGCACACTCGTCATAGACTACATTGACATCCATCATGGGAAACTCCTTCATATGTTCACCTAGATAGCGTCACAAACAAAATCAACATTCGCATTGGTATAATCTTCCCCGTCCTGCCTTGCCCTGTCCCCTTCCCTCGCAATCCTCAACTCGACTCTtgaccatccatccatccataaAACATTACCGAAAAACGCAAGTCAAGTCCCATTCCTTCGTGACAGACATCTTTCCTATACGTTCGTTTCCCACCCCGACCCAGCACAGAAAAAAAGCAGACAACGACCAAACAGCAACCCGCAGGAAAcaaagacaaaacaaaaaaaaaagagagttTGGACGCCCATATGTCACACATAGTAGTCACACACAAACAAAGTGTTAGCTCAACAATCCCTCTCCCTGTCttccccaaacaaccccacTCATTCATATCCGTGGTATCCTGGTATcatagttttttttttggttccatcaccctcacatGGTGCACAAGCTAGCGAGATTTATTTCCCATAGGCCTTGGCGACATCCTTCTTGTACTTCTCAAGAATGCCTCTGCGGTTGAGCTTCTGGGCAGCGGTCACGAGGCCCTGATTTTACGATTAGTAAGCTGACAAGAGGTGAAAAGGAGGGGTGCGAGAAAAAACTTACATTCTGAGGAGTCCactcatcctcgacgataacaacaccatcaatgATCTCAATGCCCGAGAGACCACCGGCACGACCCTGGGCCTGGAGCTCCTTGAGGACAGCGCTGTGCAGCTTCTTATCATGCACAAGCGTCTCGACACTATCGCCCTCAATACCAAGCTGAGCCGCCAGGTTCTTCAGTGCTGGCTCGGCGGGaacgatgatggcgatgggctTGGCCTGCTCGGCATCGGCGTACACGCAGATGTTGGCGACAACAGGTACGGACCGGTAGATGGActccagcttctcaagaGCAATGTACTCGCCGTTGAGGGTCTTGACCAGGTTCTTCTTGCGATCGATGATCTTGAGGTGGCCGTTCTTGTCCCACTCACCAATATCACCAGTCTTGAACCAGCCATCGGGGGTGATGGCTTCGGCCGTCTCCTTCTCGTTTTCGTAGTACTCCTTGAGCACTGTGGGACCGCGCAGCCAGATCTCACCCTGGGGGttgggcttgttggtggcaTAGTAGCCGGCATCGGGGAAGTCAACAAGCTTGGCTTCGACGGACGCGGTCATGGCACCAATGGAATCGGCAGACCACTCAAAGGGGTTGTGGAGAGTACCCATGGCGGTCGTCTCGGTCAAACCATAACCGATAATCATGGGAGCGATGGCGAAGCTGATGAACTTTTGGGTCTCCTTGGAGACGGGCCCACCGGCGCTGAGGCACAGTCTGAGACGACCACCAGTagcctccttgatcttcttgaacACGACGGCATCCAGAAGACCGCTGCCAGGAAGACCAGCATACATCAACTTCTCCTTGAGGCCAAGGGCACCCCAGAAGAGGTTGCGGACAACGGGGCTGCCAGCATTGACCTTGCCAATGATGCCCTTCTTGACAGTTTCCCACACGGCAGGAACGCCGATCAACACACTAGGCTTGAACTCGCGGATGTCGCCGTTGCAGTTGCGGACCGAGGCATCAGAGAGGGTCTTCGGATTTCCGTAACCGAGAGTGGAACCCCACCAGAGAGCGGCGTGCTCGAAAACGAACTCGAGAATGTGGGCCAGAGGAAGGTACGTGAGCAGACCATCGCCAGGTCCGATATAAGGCTGGACGATAGCGCTGGCACCAGAAACTGAAAAACACAAGAAAATCAGCAGGCTGCAGAGGGGAACTGGGGCTCAAGATGCTTGCTTAccggcagcaacaacggATCTGTGGGTGATGGGCACGCCCTTGGGGGTACCGGTAGAGCCAGAGGTGTACATGATGCAGCAGAGGTCCTCGGCGGTGGGAGGGACAGGCTCAACGGGGTTCTCCTTGCcgagcttgacgagctcgTCAAAGTTGAGAATGTTGATGTGAGGGTAggcagccttgagcttgtccaCGTGGTCCTGGTTGACCTGGTGCTGGCTGTTCCAGATGACAGCCTGAACGGACGAGGCAACGGCCAAGACGTTGGTCAAGGTAGGCAGAAGATGGGGGTCGAGGAAGAtagccttggccttggtggcgACCATGGAGTATCTGAGACCTTCCTCGCCGAGAGTGTCATAAGCAGTCACGATGGGCATGCTCTGGGAGGCAGCACCGTGAGCCGTCGCCAGCCAGTTGGCGCTGGTGGCAGCGTAGATGTGGACGCGGTCGGCCTTGTCGAGGCCAATCTTGCGCAGGCCGGAGCCGAGCTGCAGAATCAACTGCTCGTACTCGGTGTAGCTGTAGTACTCATAGGGGCTCATCTC
This window of the Podospora pseudoanserina strain CBS 124.78 chromosome 3, whole genome shotgun sequence genome carries:
- the FAA4_1 gene encoding long-chain fatty acid-CoA ligase (COG:I; EggNog:ENOG503NVN8), which codes for MAKSSTSIQLIPRMTAKGPFTVEVPGQTPVEGETPVRRQPLAIPEFVERPAPDVTTVYELVRAAVAKYGNAKCVGSRKLVRTHQDKKKIKKIVDGVETEVEKSWTFFEMSPYEYYSYTEYEQLILQLGSGLRKIGLDKADRVHIYAATSANWLATAHGAASQSMPIVTAYDTLGEEGLRYSMVATKAKAIFLDPHLLPTLTNVLAVASSVQAVIWNSQHQVNQDHVDKLKAAYPHINILNFDELVKLGKENPVEPVPPTAEDLCCIMYTSGSTGTPKGVPITHRSVVAAVSGASAIVQPYIGPGDGLLTYLPLAHILEFVFEHAALWWGSTLGYGNPKTLSDASVRNCNGDIREFKPSVLIGVPAVWETVKKGIIGKVNAGSPVVRNLFWGALGLKEKLMYAGLPGSGLLDAVVFKKIKEATGGRLRLCLSAGGPVSKETQKFISFAIAPMIIGYGLTETTAMGTLHNPFEWSADSIGAMTASVEAKLVDFPDAGYYATNKPNPQGEIWLRGPTVLKEYYENEKETAEAITPDGWFKTGDIGEWDKNGHLKIIDRKKNLVKTLNGEYIALEKLESIYRSVPVVANICVYADAEQAKPIAIIVPAEPALKNLAAQLGIEGDSVETLVHDKKLHSAVLKELQAQGRAGGLSGIEIIDGVVIVEDEWTPQNGLVTAAQKLNRRGILEKYKKDVAKAYGK